A single region of the Sphingomonas sp. LY29 genome encodes:
- a CDS encoding error-prone DNA polymerase: protein MPEYTGFARRKLVRDDDAPPLEIAPAPFVELGISTPFSFLRGASDAIELVLTAVQLEMHAIGIADRNTLSGVVRLHSAAKGAGLRPLIGCRIDLVDDHAVGPPGAGRTWSPSLLAYPLTREGYGRLSRMLSLGKMRCDKGECDLKLSEVALHGQDIAFIAMPDEDLDAFEAALPALVEALPGMRHVAASHLYRGDDLARIERIDRMARRHGATMLATNDVHYHEASRRPLQDVMACIREKVTLANAGYLLNPNAERHLKSPAEMIRLFERWPHAIRATRDFADAIRFSLDELRYEYPRESVPEGRTPQEHLVHLTWQGAAWRYPGGVPDAVTAQLHHELALIEKLDFARYFLTVHDIVAFARSLDPPILCQGRGSAANSAVCYCLGITAVDPSTNSLLFERFISEERKEPPDIDVDFEHERREEVIQHIYGKYGRERAGIAATVIHYRPRSAIREVGKVMGLSEDVTAAIASTHWGSMEADIEEARVGEAGMDWSDPHLRRTIAIAKQMIGMPRHLSQHVGGFILTERPLIETVPVGNGAMDDRTFIEWDKDDIEELGILKIDVLALGMLTCCRKAFDLIEAHHHERFELATVPREVSEVYDMLCKGDSLGVFQVESRAQMNMLPRLKPREFYDLVIEVAIVRPGPIQGDMVHPYLKRRQGKEVVTYPCPGPEHGEPDELERILKRTLGVPVFQEQAMKIALDAAKFSSEEANQLRKAMATFRSRGTIDLLQDKMVGRMVERGYDPEFAARCFHQIRGFGEYGFPESHAASFAHLVYVSSWIKWRYPAAFAAALLNSQPMGFYAPAQIVRDAREHGVEVRPIDVNHSGWDCTLEPVEGRPGVVALRLGLRQVEGLRLDAATRIVAARGEVPYASVEEVRRRSGVGVAAVQRLAEADAFRSIKLDRRGALWDARALKGAPDLPLFAHAETRDEGWETEVVRLPAMPLSEHVVSDYQTTRLSLKAHPMHFLRGHYAARGFVAAGELRSLRYGRRVSLAGLVLIRQRPGSAKGVCFITLEDETGIANLIVWPDAFAAQRAVVMGARLMIVHGIVQHDEAVVHVVAARLEDDTAMLQHLSEDAMPSTLSNGDGGGSWRPPVAGHPRNATIIPKSRDFH, encoded by the coding sequence ATGCCTGAATATACCGGCTTTGCCCGGCGCAAGCTGGTGCGCGACGACGATGCGCCGCCGCTGGAGATCGCGCCCGCGCCGTTCGTCGAGCTGGGCATCTCGACCCCGTTCAGTTTCCTGCGCGGGGCGTCGGACGCGATCGAGCTGGTGCTGACCGCGGTCCAGCTGGAGATGCATGCGATCGGGATCGCCGACCGCAACACGCTGTCGGGGGTGGTGCGGCTGCACAGCGCTGCCAAGGGAGCCGGGCTTCGTCCTCTGATCGGGTGCCGGATCGATCTGGTTGACGATCATGCAGTCGGGCCGCCGGGGGCGGGCCGAACATGGTCGCCCAGCCTGCTCGCCTATCCGCTGACCCGCGAAGGCTATGGCCGGCTGTCGCGGATGCTGAGCCTGGGCAAGATGCGCTGCGACAAGGGCGAGTGCGACCTGAAGCTGAGCGAGGTCGCGCTGCATGGGCAGGACATCGCCTTCATCGCCATGCCAGACGAAGACCTCGATGCGTTCGAGGCCGCGCTGCCCGCGCTGGTCGAAGCGCTGCCAGGCATGCGACACGTCGCCGCGAGCCACCTCTATCGCGGCGACGATCTGGCGCGGATCGAGCGGATCGACCGAATGGCGCGGCGTCATGGCGCCACGATGCTGGCGACCAACGACGTCCATTATCACGAGGCCAGCCGCCGCCCGCTGCAGGACGTGATGGCCTGCATCCGCGAAAAGGTGACGCTGGCCAATGCGGGTTACCTGCTCAACCCCAATGCCGAGCGGCACCTGAAATCGCCCGCCGAGATGATCCGCCTGTTCGAGCGCTGGCCGCATGCGATCCGCGCGACGCGCGACTTCGCCGACGCGATCCGCTTCAGCCTCGACGAGCTTCGCTACGAATATCCGCGCGAGAGCGTGCCCGAGGGACGCACCCCGCAGGAGCATCTGGTCCACCTGACGTGGCAGGGCGCGGCATGGCGCTATCCGGGCGGCGTGCCCGATGCGGTGACGGCGCAGCTTCATCACGAGCTTGCGCTGATCGAGAAGCTCGATTTCGCGCGATACTTCCTGACGGTCCACGACATCGTCGCCTTCGCGCGCAGCCTGGATCCGCCAATCCTGTGCCAGGGGCGCGGCAGCGCGGCGAACAGCGCGGTCTGTTATTGCCTGGGGATCACCGCGGTCGATCCGTCGACCAACAGCCTGCTGTTCGAGCGCTTCATTTCGGAGGAGCGCAAGGAGCCGCCCGACATCGACGTCGATTTCGAGCATGAGCGGCGCGAGGAAGTGATCCAGCACATCTATGGCAAATATGGCCGCGAGCGAGCGGGCATCGCCGCAACGGTGATCCATTACCGCCCGCGCAGCGCGATCCGCGAGGTCGGCAAGGTGATGGGCCTGTCGGAGGACGTCACCGCCGCGATCGCGTCGACCCACTGGGGCAGCATGGAAGCCGACATCGAGGAAGCGCGCGTCGGCGAGGCCGGGATGGACTGGTCGGACCCGCACCTGCGCCGGACGATTGCGATCGCCAAGCAGATGATCGGAATGCCGCGCCACCTGTCGCAGCATGTCGGCGGCTTCATTCTGACCGAGCGGCCACTAATCGAGACGGTGCCGGTCGGCAATGGCGCGATGGACGACCGCACCTTCATCGAATGGGACAAGGACGACATCGAGGAGCTGGGCATCCTCAAGATCGACGTGCTCGCGCTCGGCATGCTGACCTGTTGCCGCAAGGCCTTCGACCTGATCGAAGCGCACCATCATGAGCGCTTCGAGCTGGCGACGGTCCCGCGCGAAGTCAGCGAAGTCTACGACATGCTGTGCAAGGGCGATTCGCTCGGCGTGTTCCAGGTCGAAAGCCGGGCGCAGATGAACATGCTGCCGCGGCTGAAACCGCGTGAATTCTACGACCTGGTGATCGAAGTCGCGATCGTCCGGCCGGGCCCGATCCAGGGCGACATGGTTCATCCCTACCTCAAGCGGCGGCAGGGCAAGGAGGTCGTCACCTACCCCTGCCCCGGCCCCGAGCATGGTGAGCCCGATGAACTCGAGCGCATCCTGAAGCGGACGTTGGGCGTACCCGTGTTCCAGGAGCAGGCGATGAAGATCGCACTCGACGCCGCGAAATTCAGTTCGGAGGAAGCGAACCAGCTACGCAAGGCGATGGCGACCTTCCGCAGCCGCGGGACGATCGACCTGCTTCAGGACAAGATGGTCGGGCGGATGGTGGAGCGCGGTTACGATCCCGAGTTTGCCGCGCGCTGTTTCCACCAGATCCGCGGCTTCGGCGAATATGGCTTCCCCGAGAGCCATGCCGCGAGCTTCGCGCACCTCGTCTACGTGTCGAGCTGGATCAAGTGGCGCTATCCCGCGGCGTTCGCAGCGGCCTTGCTCAACAGCCAGCCGATGGGGTTCTACGCCCCTGCCCAGATCGTCCGCGACGCACGCGAACATGGGGTCGAGGTGCGGCCGATCGACGTCAATCACAGCGGTTGGGACTGCACGCTGGAGCCGGTCGAGGGACGGCCGGGGGTCGTCGCGCTGCGCCTTGGTCTCCGCCAGGTCGAGGGGCTGCGGCTCGACGCCGCCACGCGGATCGTCGCGGCGCGGGGCGAGGTGCCTTATGCCAGCGTCGAGGAAGTGCGGCGGCGGTCGGGCGTGGGGGTGGCGGCGGTGCAGCGGCTGGCGGAGGCCGATGCGTTCCGATCGATCAAGCTCGATCGGCGCGGCGCGCTGTGGGACGCGCGGGCACTGAAGGGGGCACCCGACCTGCCGCTGTTCGCCCATGCCGAGACGCGAGACGAGGGCTGGGAGACAGAGGTGGTGCGCCTGCCCGCGATGCCGCTGAGCGAGCATGTCGTGTCCGATTACCAGACCACGCGCCTGTCGTTGAAGGCGCATCCGATGCACTTCCTGCGCGGCCACTATGCCGCGCGCGGCTTCGTCGCGGCGGGCGAGCTTCGATCGTTGCGCTATGGTCGGCGGGTCAGCCTGGCCGGGCTGGTGCTGATCCGCCAGCGGCCCGGAAGCGCCAAGGGGGTGTGCTTCATCACGCTGGAGGACGAGACCGGGATCGCCAATCTGATCGTATGGCCCGACGCCTTCGCGGCACAGCGCGCGGTGGTGATGGGCGCGCGGCTGATGATCGTCCACGGCATCGTCCAGCATGACGAGGCGGTGGTCCACGTCGTCGCCGCCCGGCTGGAGGACGACACTGCGATGCTCCAGCATTTGAGCGAGGATGCGATGCCGTCGACGCTGAGCAACGGTGACGGTGGCGGAAGCTGGCGCCCGCCGGTTGCAGGCCATCCCCGCAATGCCACGATCATCCCCAAGAGCCGCGATTTTCACTGA
- a CDS encoding VIT family protein gives MVHLSSHPERHLVERVGWLRAAVLGANDGIVSTASLILGVAAAATGRSEVLLAGAAGLVAGAMSMAAGEYVSVSSQADTESADLARERAELARSPEAEQRELATIFEGRGLDPAIASEVATQLMNRDALGAHAREELSITHVTTARPVQAALTSAATFTAGAALPLLAAWLLPTGQTMLVGVSVAALVFLALLGAIGAKAGGAPIGRATLRVTFWGALAMAITAGIGKLVGTAV, from the coding sequence ATGGTCCATCTTTCCAGCCACCCCGAACGCCATCTCGTCGAACGGGTCGGCTGGCTTCGCGCCGCCGTGCTCGGCGCCAATGACGGAATCGTCTCCACCGCCAGCCTGATCCTCGGCGTCGCGGCGGCGGCAACCGGACGAAGCGAAGTGCTGCTTGCGGGCGCGGCGGGGCTGGTCGCCGGGGCGATGTCGATGGCGGCGGGCGAATATGTCTCGGTCAGTTCGCAGGCCGACACCGAATCCGCCGACCTCGCCCGCGAGCGTGCCGAACTCGCCCGGTCGCCTGAGGCCGAACAGCGCGAGCTTGCGACGATCTTCGAGGGGCGCGGGCTCGACCCCGCCATCGCCAGCGAAGTCGCCACACAGCTGATGAATCGCGACGCGCTCGGCGCACATGCCCGCGAGGAATTGAGCATCACCCACGTCACCACCGCGCGGCCGGTGCAGGCGGCGTTGACCTCCGCCGCGACGTTCACCGCCGGCGCGGCCTTGCCGCTGCTCGCGGCGTGGCTGTTGCCGACCGGTCAGACGATGCTGGTCGGGGTGTCGGTCGCGGCGCTGGTGTTCCTCGCCCTGTTGGGCGCGATCGGGGCGAAGGCGGGCGGTGCCCCGATCGGCCGCGCGACGCTGCGCGTGACCTTCTGGGGTGCGCTGGCGATGGCGATCACCGCCGGCATCGGCAAGCTGGTCGGCACCGCGGTCTGA
- a CDS encoding sensor domain-containing diguanylate cyclase, with amino-acid sequence MNKPVDVHALSFDEIGATFGSDSQVYKTLLESTRAIPWKIEWATKSFAYIGPQIEDLLGWSPDSWVTVDDWASRMHEDDRDFVVNFCVSQSMAGVDHEADYRALTKDGGYVWIRDVVHVVRTPDGEVDSLVGFMFDITERKRSEEQLLEMQKKLEAMSFEDGLTGAANRRLFDSRLDVEFESARRSGQPITLIMLDLDHFKQFNDHYGHLEGDQCLTRVAAAMKQLGRRRRDVVARYGGEEFVILLPGTDAQAGQAMADRCQKLIAGLAIPHAASPCNAMVTASIGVGTIVPSATIAATDFVDAVDRLLYTAKQNGRNRITFATL; translated from the coding sequence GTGAACAAGCCCGTTGATGTCCACGCCCTGTCCTTTGACGAGATTGGCGCCACCTTCGGCAGCGACAGCCAGGTCTATAAAACGCTCCTGGAATCGACGCGCGCGATCCCGTGGAAGATCGAGTGGGCGACCAAGTCCTTTGCCTATATCGGGCCGCAGATCGAAGACCTGTTGGGCTGGTCGCCCGACAGCTGGGTCACGGTCGACGATTGGGCATCGCGGATGCACGAGGATGATCGCGACTTCGTCGTCAATTTCTGCGTGTCGCAATCGATGGCCGGCGTCGATCACGAGGCCGACTATCGCGCGCTGACGAAGGACGGCGGCTATGTGTGGATCCGCGACGTGGTTCACGTCGTGCGCACGCCCGACGGCGAGGTCGACAGCCTGGTCGGCTTCATGTTCGACATTACCGAGCGCAAGCGGAGTGAGGAGCAGCTTCTGGAGATGCAGAAGAAGCTGGAGGCCATGTCGTTCGAGGATGGGCTGACCGGCGCCGCCAACCGCCGCCTGTTCGACAGCCGCCTGGATGTGGAATTCGAAAGCGCGCGCCGAAGCGGCCAGCCGATCACGCTGATCATGCTCGACCTCGACCACTTCAAGCAGTTCAACGATCATTATGGCCACCTGGAGGGCGACCAGTGCCTGACGCGGGTGGCCGCGGCGATGAAGCAGCTGGGACGCCGGCGGCGCGACGTCGTGGCGCGGTACGGCGGGGAAGAGTTCGTCATCCTGCTGCCGGGCACCGATGCGCAGGCGGGCCAGGCGATGGCCGACCGCTGCCAGAAACTGATCGCGGGCCTTGCCATCCCGCATGCCGCATCGCCCTGCAATGCGATGGTCACGGCCAGCATCGGCGTCGGAACGATCGTGCCGTCGGCGACGATTGCCGCGACCGACTTCGTCGATGCCGTCGACCGCCTGCTTTACACCGCGAAGCAGAACGGCCGAAACCGGATCACGTTCGCGACGCTTTGA
- the hutH gene encoding histidine ammonia-lyase: MILINPGTVTLDQLRDIWTGAPVRLSDQSLDAINTAAAAVDRIVASGRTVYGINTGFGLLAQTRIPGDKLAELQRNLILSHSCGLGDPLPRHVTRLMIVLKLIGLGRGHSGVRRVVIDALQSLLDADAMPLIPAQGSVGASGDLAPLAHMVAALMGEGRIDLAGTVMPAAAALKAMGREALTLAPKEGLALINGTQASTAIALDALFTGQRVFDAALHAGALSVDALKGSIAPFDPRIHEARGQPGQIEVARRLRELLTGSDINCSHHDCDRVQDPYSFRCQPQVMGASLDLLVNAARTLEIEANAVTDNPILFADTDEVISGGNFHAQPVAFAADTIAMALCEVGSISERRTSVLVDPHMSRLPAFLTDDGGVNSGLMIPQVTAAALVSENKGLAFPASVDSIPTSAGQEDHVSMAPIAARKAGAIARNVAGVIAIELIAAAQGVDYHAPLQTSADLRRIHEKVRALSPHLEADRYWADEMAALQAAVLAGEFASGKA, translated from the coding sequence ATGATTTTGATCAATCCCGGCACCGTCACCCTCGATCAGCTCCGCGACATCTGGACGGGAGCGCCCGTCCGACTATCGGACCAATCGCTCGACGCGATCAACACGGCCGCCGCCGCGGTGGATCGCATCGTCGCGTCGGGTCGCACCGTTTATGGCATCAACACTGGCTTCGGCCTGCTCGCGCAGACCCGCATTCCGGGTGACAAGCTGGCCGAGCTGCAGCGAAACCTGATCCTCAGCCACAGCTGCGGGCTTGGCGATCCGCTGCCTCGCCACGTCACGCGGTTGATGATCGTCCTCAAGCTGATCGGTCTGGGCCGCGGCCATTCGGGCGTTCGCCGAGTGGTCATCGACGCACTGCAATCCTTGCTCGACGCCGATGCGATGCCGCTCATTCCCGCGCAGGGAAGCGTCGGGGCAAGCGGCGATCTCGCCCCGCTCGCGCATATGGTCGCGGCGTTGATGGGGGAAGGGCGCATCGATCTTGCCGGAACGGTGATGCCTGCCGCCGCGGCGCTGAAGGCGATGGGGCGCGAGGCGTTGACGCTGGCGCCCAAGGAAGGCCTTGCACTGATCAACGGCACGCAGGCCTCGACCGCGATCGCGCTCGACGCGCTCTTCACCGGTCAGCGCGTGTTCGACGCCGCGCTTCACGCCGGGGCGCTGTCGGTCGACGCGCTGAAAGGCAGCATCGCCCCGTTCGATCCGCGTATCCATGAAGCGCGTGGCCAGCCGGGGCAGATCGAAGTTGCGCGCCGCCTCCGCGAATTGCTGACCGGAAGCGACATTAATTGCAGCCATCACGACTGCGACCGGGTGCAAGACCCCTACAGTTTCCGCTGCCAGCCGCAGGTGATGGGGGCCAGCCTCGACCTGCTCGTCAACGCCGCGCGCACGCTGGAGATCGAGGCAAATGCGGTCACCGACAACCCGATCCTGTTCGCGGACACCGACGAGGTCATCTCCGGCGGCAATTTCCATGCGCAGCCGGTGGCCTTTGCTGCCGATACGATCGCCATGGCGCTGTGCGAGGTGGGATCGATCAGCGAGCGGCGCACCTCGGTGCTGGTAGATCCGCACATGAGCCGGCTTCCGGCCTTCCTGACCGACGACGGTGGGGTCAATTCGGGGCTGATGATCCCGCAGGTCACCGCCGCCGCGCTGGTCAGCGAGAACAAGGGCCTAGCCTTCCCGGCCAGCGTCGATTCGATCCCGACCTCTGCGGGCCAGGAGGATCATGTGTCGATGGCGCCGATCGCAGCGCGCAAGGCCGGCGCGATCGCGCGCAATGTCGCCGGGGTGATCGCAATCGAACTGATCGCGGCGGCACAGGGGGTCGATTATCACGCGCCGCTTCAGACCTCGGCGGATCTTCGGCGCATTCACGAAAAAGTCCGCGCGCTCAGTCCGCATCTTGAAGCAGACCGTTACTGGGCGGACGAGATGGCCGCGCTTCAGGCGGCGGTGCTTGCGGGGGAATTCGCCTCAGGCAAGGCCTAG
- a CDS encoding DUF937 domain-containing protein → MNSEQFLEQTNAIDALSRELGVDRATAQAGAAALLPSILSGMSQPAAAPQAALGGGGLGGLIGSLTGLGGGGLLDNAVSDQPTDVSKGNDILGQIFGSKDRSREVAANAATQSGVEPSLLKKMLPILAMIAAGYVMKQAGQGGGLGGALGGILGGNQPANAGAAAGGQGGILDDLIGAAGKFLGR, encoded by the coding sequence ATGAACAGCGAGCAATTCCTGGAGCAGACCAACGCCATCGACGCGCTGTCGCGTGAACTTGGCGTCGACCGCGCCACAGCGCAGGCCGGGGCGGCCGCGCTGCTTCCGTCGATCCTGTCGGGCATGAGTCAGCCTGCCGCGGCACCGCAGGCCGCACTCGGCGGCGGCGGTCTCGGCGGATTGATCGGTTCGCTGACGGGCCTTGGCGGTGGCGGCCTGCTCGACAATGCGGTTTCGGACCAGCCGACCGACGTGTCGAAGGGCAACGACATCCTTGGCCAGATCTTCGGGTCGAAGGACCGCAGTCGCGAAGTCGCCGCCAACGCCGCCACGCAGTCGGGGGTCGAACCGTCGCTGCTCAAGAAGATGCTGCCGATCCTCGCGATGATCGCGGCGGGCTATGTGATGAAGCAGGCCGGCCAGGGCGGCGGGCTTGGCGGCGCGCTGGGCGGCATCCTCGGCGGCAACCAGCCGGCCAATGCCGGCGCCGCCGCGGGCGGACAAGGCGGCATTCTCGACGACCTGATCGGCGCTGCGGGCAAGTTCCTCGGCCGCTAA
- the hutU gene encoding urocanate hydratase, which produces MTDARLDNSRHIRARRGNEIKAKSWLTEAAVRMLMNNLDDEVAEAPQSLVVYGGIGRAARNWAAYDKIVETLERLEGDETLLVQSGKPVGVFRTHADAPRVLIANSNLVPKWATWEKFNELDRAGLMMYGQMTAGSWIYIGTQGIVQGTYETFAEMGRQHYGGDLKGKWILTAGLGGMGGAQPLAAVMAGAHCIAVECQESSIEKRLATRYLDHRATSIDEALDIISKATEPVSVGLLGNAAEILPEMVARGIRPDAVTDQTSAHDPANGYCPAGWSVAKWLEMRERDPQAVVTAARHSMARHVEAMLAFKAMGIPTFDYGNNIRQEALDDGVANAFDFPGFVPAYVRPLFCRGIGPFRWAALSGDPEDIYRTDQRVKELIPDDPHLHRWLDMARERIAFQGLPARICWVGLGLRHKLGLAFNEMVRNGEVSAPIVIGRDHLDSGSVASPNRETEAMIDGSDAVSDWPLLNALLNTASGATWVSLHHGGGVGMGYSQHSGMVIVADGTDDAARRLERVLWNDPGTGVMRHADAGYDVAIDCAREQSLDLPMVG; this is translated from the coding sequence ATGACCGACGCCCGCCTCGACAACAGCCGCCACATCCGCGCCCGCCGGGGCAACGAGATCAAGGCGAAAAGCTGGCTGACCGAGGCCGCCGTCCGGATGCTAATGAACAACCTCGACGACGAGGTTGCCGAGGCGCCGCAGAGCCTGGTCGTTTATGGAGGGATCGGCCGCGCCGCGCGCAATTGGGCCGCGTACGACAAGATCGTCGAGACGCTCGAGCGGCTCGAAGGCGACGAGACGCTGCTGGTGCAGTCGGGCAAACCCGTCGGCGTCTTCCGCACCCACGCCGACGCCCCGCGTGTGCTGATCGCCAATTCAAACCTGGTGCCGAAGTGGGCGACGTGGGAAAAGTTCAACGAACTCGATCGCGCCGGGTTGATGATGTACGGCCAGATGACCGCGGGCTCGTGGATCTACATCGGCACGCAGGGCATCGTCCAAGGCACCTACGAAACCTTCGCCGAAATGGGCCGCCAGCATTATGGCGGCGACCTCAAGGGTAAGTGGATCCTCACCGCCGGACTTGGCGGCATGGGCGGGGCGCAGCCGCTGGCGGCGGTGATGGCGGGGGCCCACTGCATCGCGGTCGAATGCCAGGAAAGCTCGATCGAAAAGCGGCTGGCGACCCGTTACCTCGACCATCGCGCGACCAGCATCGACGAGGCGCTCGACATCATTTCCAAGGCGACCGAACCGGTCAGCGTCGGCCTCCTCGGAAACGCCGCGGAGATCCTCCCCGAAATGGTCGCGCGAGGCATCCGCCCCGACGCGGTCACCGACCAGACCAGCGCGCACGATCCCGCGAACGGATACTGCCCCGCCGGCTGGAGCGTCGCCAAGTGGCTGGAGATGCGTGAGCGCGACCCGCAGGCAGTCGTCACCGCCGCGCGCCACTCGATGGCGCGTCACGTCGAGGCGATGCTGGCGTTCAAGGCGATGGGCATCCCCACCTTCGACTATGGCAACAACATCCGCCAGGAAGCGCTCGACGACGGTGTCGCCAACGCGTTCGACTTCCCCGGCTTCGTGCCCGCCTATGTCCGCCCGCTCTTCTGTCGCGGGATCGGCCCGTTCCGCTGGGCCGCGCTGTCGGGCGATCCGGAGGATATTTACCGCACCGACCAGCGCGTCAAGGAACTGATCCCCGACGATCCACACCTCCACCGCTGGCTCGACATGGCGCGCGAGCGGATTGCGTTCCAGGGTCTGCCCGCGCGCATCTGCTGGGTCGGGCTCGGGCTTCGCCACAAGCTCGGCCTCGCCTTCAACGAGATGGTCCGCAACGGCGAGGTCAGCGCCCCGATCGTCATCGGCCGCGACCACCTCGACAGCGGCAGCGTCGCCAGCCCCAACCGCGAGACCGAGGCGATGATCGACGGCAGCGATGCGGTCAGCGACTGGCCGCTTCTCAACGCGCTGCTCAACACCGCGTCGGGCGCGACCTGGGTGTCGCTCCACCACGGCGGTGGGGTCGGCATGGGCTATTCGCAGCACTCAGGCATGGTGATCGTCGCCGACGGCACCGACGATGCCGCACGCCGGCTGGAGCGGGTGTTGTGGAACGATCCCGGCACCGGGGTCATGCGCCACGCCGACGCAGGCTACGACGTCGCTATCGACTGCGCCCGCGAACAGAGCCTCGACCTGCCGATGGTGGGTTAG
- a CDS encoding TerC family protein, protein MESLIVLFSDPAVWAALLTLIVMEVVLGIDNLIFISILSNKLPEEQRQKARKLGITLALVMRLGLLSMIAWLVGLTATVIDLGIQGAPGMNGEPTFETQFSWRDLILIAGGLFLVWKATKEIHHNADPHPNDDLFDAGKKAMTFGAAIVQILILDMVFSIDSILTAVGMTEHLPVMVIAVVFAVAVMLFAADPLANFIHNNPTVVMLALGFLLMIGAVLIADGFGVHVPKGYIYAAMAFSAGVEGLNIWSRRRRDRAAALRGETDPAG, encoded by the coding sequence ATGGAAAGTCTAATCGTCCTGTTTTCGGATCCCGCGGTCTGGGCAGCGTTGCTGACCCTGATCGTGATGGAAGTCGTGCTCGGCATCGACAACCTCATCTTCATCTCGATCCTGTCGAACAAGCTGCCCGAGGAGCAGCGCCAGAAGGCGCGCAAGCTCGGCATCACGCTGGCGCTCGTCATGCGGCTTGGTTTGCTGTCGATGATCGCGTGGCTCGTCGGGCTGACCGCGACGGTGATCGACCTTGGCATCCAGGGCGCGCCCGGAATGAACGGCGAACCGACCTTCGAAACGCAGTTTTCCTGGCGCGACCTCATCCTGATTGCCGGCGGCCTGTTCCTGGTGTGGAAGGCGACCAAGGAAATTCACCACAACGCCGATCCGCATCCGAACGACGACCTGTTCGACGCGGGCAAGAAGGCGATGACCTTCGGCGCGGCGATCGTCCAGATCCTGATCCTCGACATGGTCTTCTCGATCGATTCGATCCTGACTGCCGTCGGCATGACCGAGCATTTGCCGGTGATGGTGATCGCGGTGGTGTTCGCGGTCGCGGTGATGCTGTTCGCGGCCGATCCGCTGGCGAACTTTATCCATAACAACCCGACCGTCGTGATGCTGGCGCTTGGCTTCCTGCTGATGATCGGTGCGGTGCTGATCGCCGACGGCTTCGGCGTGCACGTGCCCAAGGGCTACATCTACGCCGCGATGGCCTTCTCGGCTGGCGTCGAGGGCCTCAACATCTGGTCGCGGCGGCGGAGGGACCGCGCCGCGGCGCTTCGCGGCGAGACCGACCCGGCAGGGTAA
- a CDS encoding DUF2147 domain-containing protein, with amino-acid sequence MKRILLSLALLPIASTALAAAPIEGKWRNPKDSVVVRVAPCGAGAWCGTVIRASDKVKANARKGGTNNIVGSRLLTGLKPAGGGTYRGRVFLPKHRITANATVRSAGADTMIVKGCAVAGVLCKEQRWTRVE; translated from the coding sequence ATGAAACGGATTTTGCTGAGTCTCGCCCTTCTCCCGATCGCTTCCACCGCTCTTGCGGCGGCGCCGATCGAAGGCAAGTGGCGCAATCCCAAGGATAGCGTCGTCGTGCGTGTTGCGCCGTGCGGTGCCGGCGCGTGGTGCGGCACCGTGATCCGTGCGTCGGACAAGGTGAAGGCGAACGCGCGCAAGGGCGGCACCAACAACATCGTTGGATCGCGGCTGCTGACCGGCCTGAAGCCAGCGGGCGGCGGCACCTATCGCGGGCGCGTGTTCCTGCCGAAGCATCGCATCACCGCCAATGCCACCGTCAGGTCGGCGGGCGCCGATACGATGATCGTCAAGGGCTGCGCGGTCGCAGGCGTGCTGTGCAAGGAACAGCGCTGGACAAGAGTCGAGTAG
- a CDS encoding MliC family protein has protein sequence MIELALFLAAFAPSSFDCAKASSNAQRLVCGDAGLAAMDVEVDRLFKLALRDRALRPATSAQLRAVQRGWIKGRDDCWKADDLRRCVLANYAQRIHQLRQGYANARSQDGKGRSLGPFAYRCAGLGALVGATFINTGPGAVWIEWADKGMALPQARSASGARYAGTQTDSGYVFWIKGRSATLQRPGQRGLTCTQDETG, from the coding sequence ATGATCGAGCTTGCCTTGTTTCTCGCGGCCTTCGCCCCGTCCTCGTTCGATTGCGCCAAGGCAAGCAGCAACGCACAGCGCCTGGTGTGCGGCGATGCCGGACTGGCGGCGATGGATGTCGAAGTCGATCGCCTATTCAAGCTCGCCCTGCGCGACCGCGCGCTGCGGCCCGCGACCTCGGCGCAGCTTCGCGCGGTTCAGCGGGGCTGGATCAAGGGGCGCGACGATTGCTGGAAGGCCGACGATCTGCGGCGATGCGTCCTGGCGAATTACGCCCAGCGCATCCACCAGCTTCGGCAAGGCTATGCCAATGCGCGGTCGCAGGACGGCAAGGGGCGATCGCTGGGCCCGTTCGCCTATCGATGCGCTGGGCTCGGCGCGCTGGTCGGAGCGACCTTCATCAACACCGGCCCCGGGGCCGTCTGGATCGAATGGGCCGACAAGGGGATGGCGCTGCCGCAGGCCCGAAGTGCATCGGGCGCTCGCTACGCGGGGACGCAAACCGACAGCGGCTATGTCTTCTGGATTAAGGGACGAAGCGCCACGCTGCAACGTCCCGGCCAGCGCGGCCTCACCTGCACACAGGACGAGACTGGCTAA